One Nocardia farcinica genomic region harbors:
- a CDS encoding NAD(P)-dependent alcohol dehydrogenase — MKAVQVVGYHTKLQLTEVPEPVVEGPLDVVVRIGGAGVCRTDLHILEGQWEAKSGVELPYTIGHENAGWVHAVGDAVTNVAVGDKVILHPLITCGLCRACRSGDDVHCQNSRFPGIDTNGGYAEFLRTTARSVVRIDDTLEPADVAALADAGLTAYHAMAKVAKTTSPGQVCVVIGAGGLGHIGIQVLAAISGVTLVVLDRNPAAVDLAVRLGADHGIVADGTHVEQVLTLTGGNGAEAVVDFVGEGGSTREGIAMLRRAGNYYVVGYGENIDVPTIDVISTEINFIGNLVGSYNDLQELMTLAAQGKVALHTTKYPLENFQQALDDLEAGRVRGRAILVP, encoded by the coding sequence ATGAAGGCCGTGCAGGTGGTCGGATACCACACGAAACTGCAATTGACCGAAGTACCCGAACCGGTCGTCGAAGGACCACTCGACGTGGTCGTGCGCATCGGAGGTGCCGGTGTATGCCGGACCGATCTGCACATCCTCGAGGGTCAATGGGAGGCCAAGAGCGGCGTCGAACTTCCCTACACCATCGGACACGAGAACGCCGGGTGGGTGCACGCGGTGGGCGACGCCGTCACCAACGTCGCCGTGGGCGACAAGGTGATCCTGCATCCGCTGATCACCTGCGGGCTCTGCCGAGCGTGTCGTTCCGGTGACGACGTTCATTGCCAGAACAGCCGATTTCCCGGCATCGACACCAACGGGGGCTACGCGGAGTTCCTGCGGACCACCGCGCGCAGCGTCGTGCGCATCGATGACACCCTCGAGCCCGCGGACGTCGCCGCCCTCGCCGATGCCGGCCTCACCGCGTACCACGCCATGGCGAAGGTCGCCAAGACCACGAGCCCAGGACAAGTGTGTGTCGTGATCGGAGCGGGCGGGCTCGGTCATATCGGGATTCAGGTCCTGGCGGCGATCTCGGGCGTGACGCTGGTCGTCCTCGATCGCAATCCCGCCGCCGTCGACCTGGCGGTACGTCTCGGCGCCGACCACGGGATAGTCGCCGACGGCACCCATGTCGAGCAGGTGCTCACCCTGACCGGGGGCAACGGCGCGGAAGCGGTCGTCGACTTCGTCGGCGAAGGCGGGTCGACGCGCGAAGGCATCGCGATGCTTCGGCGCGCGGGCAACTACTACGTCGTGGGATACGGCGAGAACATCGACGTTCCCACCATCGACGTGATCTCCACCGAGATCAACTTCATCGGCAACCTCGTGGGGTCCTACAACGATCTGCAGGAACTCATGACACTGGCCGCCCAAGGAAAAGTGGCCCTGCACACGACCAAGTACCCGCTCGAGAACTTCCAGCAAGCTCTCGACGACCTCGAGGCCGGGCGGGTTCGAGGCCGGGCGATCCTCGTTCCCTAG
- a CDS encoding iron-sulfur cluster assembly protein: MSRTALCVEDEVLRALSTVVDPELDTPITDLGFVRSVTLHDEGVVVHLRLPTAFCSPNFAYLMASDAVDALRLVEGIGEIRVLLDDHHDSDKINAGLAADAGYLGTFGVEAEHDLDELRRTFRAKAHAAAMERCVSAHLARTGMAVDDLHRITLGDLAPGRDKDALLRRRMALGLSLCPAGRVFVDDNGKRIRPEDVPLRLRFARSVRISMEGNAHFCRGLLATRYADGENLCSTTRIADLRTSRSPR; the protein is encoded by the coding sequence ATGAGTCGCACCGCGCTCTGCGTCGAGGACGAGGTGCTGCGAGCGCTGTCGACCGTCGTCGACCCGGAACTGGACACACCCATCACCGACCTGGGGTTCGTTCGATCGGTGACACTCCACGACGAGGGTGTCGTGGTGCACCTGCGACTGCCGACCGCCTTCTGCTCGCCCAATTTCGCCTACCTGATGGCCTCCGACGCGGTGGACGCCCTCCGCCTCGTCGAGGGGATCGGTGAGATCCGAGTCCTGCTCGACGATCATCACGACAGCGACAAGATCAACGCCGGGCTCGCCGCCGACGCCGGCTATCTCGGCACCTTCGGCGTCGAGGCCGAACACGACCTGGACGAGCTGCGGAGGACCTTTCGTGCGAAGGCGCACGCCGCCGCAATGGAACGTTGCGTCTCTGCGCATCTCGCGCGCACCGGCATGGCAGTGGACGACCTACACCGGATCACCCTCGGTGATCTCGCGCCGGGCAGGGATAAGGATGCACTGCTGCGCAGGCGGATGGCGCTGGGACTGAGCCTGTGCCCTGCCGGCCGCGTATTCGTCGATGACAACGGGAAGCGAATACGTCCCGAGGACGTACCGCTTCGGCTGCGGTTCGCCAGGTCGGTGCGCATATCGATGGAGGGGAACGCGCACTTCTGCCGAGGCCTGCTCGCCACCCGCTATGCCGACGGCGAGAACCTGTGCAGCACAACGAGAATCGCCGATCTGCGAACGTCGAGGAGCCCACGATGA
- a CDS encoding amidohydrolase family protein encodes MYEKNGDKYFIVDGHVHIWDARKSNQKNVHGQQFIDCFYDYHKNLSPADAVWDYDTYTYYGSARFERDLFVEGYVDHAIFQATLLNEFYHRGFGQTDEALALVEKYPGRLTYNHAYDPRHEQAGLEQLRRDAERMDLQGVKLYTAEWYGDSRGYKLDDPWSRRYLEACLELGIRNIHVHKGPTIRPLDRDAFDVSDVDKVATDYTDLRFVVEHVGLPRLEDFCWIATQESNVYGGLAVAIPFIHTRPRYFAQIIGELLYWLDEDRILFGSDYALWTPKWLVEKFVDFQIPEDMQGEYPPITVEQKRKILGLNAATLYDIEVPAELQLNSGVAAAGAREVAVS; translated from the coding sequence ATGTATGAGAAGAACGGCGACAAGTACTTCATCGTGGACGGCCACGTCCATATCTGGGACGCCCGCAAGTCGAACCAGAAGAACGTGCACGGACAGCAGTTCATCGACTGCTTCTACGACTACCACAAGAACCTGAGCCCGGCCGATGCGGTCTGGGACTACGACACCTACACCTATTACGGCAGTGCCCGGTTCGAACGCGATCTCTTCGTGGAGGGCTACGTCGACCACGCGATCTTCCAGGCCACGCTCCTGAACGAGTTCTACCACCGGGGTTTCGGCCAGACCGACGAGGCGCTGGCTCTGGTCGAGAAGTATCCCGGGCGGCTCACCTACAACCATGCCTACGATCCGCGCCACGAACAGGCGGGCCTGGAGCAGCTGCGGCGAGACGCGGAGCGGATGGACCTGCAAGGCGTCAAGCTGTATACGGCCGAGTGGTACGGCGATTCGCGCGGGTACAAGCTCGACGACCCCTGGTCCCGGCGCTATCTGGAGGCGTGCCTCGAACTGGGAATCCGCAACATCCACGTGCACAAGGGACCGACGATCCGGCCGCTCGACCGTGATGCCTTCGACGTGTCCGACGTCGACAAGGTCGCCACCGACTACACCGATCTGCGGTTCGTCGTCGAGCACGTCGGACTGCCACGGCTGGAAGACTTCTGCTGGATCGCCACCCAGGAATCGAACGTCTACGGCGGCTTGGCGGTGGCGATCCCCTTCATCCACACCCGGCCGCGGTATTTCGCCCAGATCATCGGCGAGCTCCTGTACTGGCTCGACGAGGACCGGATCCTGTTCGGCAGCGACTACGCCCTGTGGACCCCGAAGTGGCTGGTCGAGAAGTTCGTCGACTTCCAGATCCCGGAGGACATGCAGGGTGAATACCCACCGATCACCGTCGAGCAGAAGAGGAAGATCCTCGGTCTCAACGCGGCAACGTTGTACGACATCGAGGTACCTGCCGAGTTGCAGCTGAACAGCGGTGTCGCGGCAGCGGGGGCGCGGGAAGTGGCAGTGTCATGA
- the mimD gene encoding propane 2-monooxygenase effector subunit MimD, translating to MTMQFGSSTEFSNMCGVTLMNTPVGRVVAEVMGAKDGVELTEYPSMIRVDGRRLLDFDYAELSEALGEDFDGSIFEEISSTHYGRMVHLDDKTLLFASPEDAAEYIGFDLTAQ from the coding sequence GTGACCATGCAATTCGGTTCGTCCACCGAGTTCTCGAACATGTGTGGCGTCACCCTCATGAACACCCCCGTCGGCCGCGTCGTCGCGGAGGTCATGGGGGCGAAGGACGGCGTGGAACTCACCGAATACCCGTCGATGATCCGTGTCGACGGCCGGCGGCTTCTCGATTTCGACTATGCCGAACTCAGCGAGGCGCTCGGCGAGGATTTCGACGGCTCGATCTTCGAGGAGATCAGTTCCACGCACTACGGGCGGATGGTCCACCTCGATGACAAGACCCTCCTGTTCGCCAGTCCGGAGGACGCGGCCGAGTACATCGGTTTCGACCTCACCGCCCAGTGA
- a CDS encoding aromatic/alkene monooxygenase hydroxylase subunit beta, translating into MPARTGTKQRSFPVIEFTDSEAGALEFPGSRSRTFNYYTPAKRRATMYEDVTVDVQPDPERHLTQGWIYGFGDGPGGYPLEWTAAKSANWHAFLDPNEEWDQTIYRNNSKVVHQVELCLVNAKRARVYDAWGSSWLTFLARNLGAWMHAENGLALHVFTSIQRSCPTNMINTAVAVNAAHKLRFAQDLALFNLDLAEEAEEFDGQLHKQVWQSAPEWQPTREVLERLTAVPDWCELLFGANIVFEQLVGLLFRSEFVMQVAAGNGDYITPTIVGTGEYDYDRDLAYTRNLFRLLTRDPEYGDSNKELFGTWLRTWVPRSLAAARALQPIWSQPSNKAVTFATSLANAKAKFRSLLEDIGLDIPKELDQ; encoded by the coding sequence ATGCCGGCACGCACAGGGACGAAGCAACGCAGCTTCCCCGTGATCGAATTCACCGATTCGGAGGCGGGAGCGCTGGAATTCCCCGGTTCACGCAGCCGCACGTTCAATTACTACACACCCGCCAAACGACGCGCGACCATGTACGAAGACGTGACCGTCGACGTACAGCCGGATCCGGAGCGACACCTGACCCAGGGATGGATCTATGGCTTCGGCGACGGTCCCGGCGGATATCCGCTGGAGTGGACGGCCGCGAAGTCCGCCAACTGGCACGCCTTCCTCGATCCGAACGAGGAGTGGGACCAGACGATCTATCGCAACAACTCCAAGGTCGTCCATCAGGTCGAACTGTGTCTGGTCAACGCCAAGCGCGCGCGGGTGTACGACGCCTGGGGGTCGTCCTGGCTGACGTTCCTCGCCCGCAACCTCGGCGCCTGGATGCACGCGGAGAACGGCCTCGCGCTCCATGTCTTCACTTCGATCCAGCGGTCGTGTCCGACCAACATGATCAACACGGCCGTTGCGGTGAACGCCGCCCACAAGCTGCGGTTCGCGCAGGATCTGGCGCTGTTCAATCTGGATCTGGCCGAGGAAGCCGAGGAGTTCGACGGCCAACTGCACAAGCAGGTGTGGCAGTCCGCCCCCGAATGGCAGCCCACCCGCGAAGTGCTCGAGCGTTTGACCGCGGTACCGGACTGGTGTGAGCTGCTGTTCGGCGCCAACATCGTCTTCGAACAGCTGGTCGGTCTGCTGTTCCGGAGCGAATTCGTCATGCAGGTCGCCGCCGGGAACGGCGATTACATCACGCCGACCATCGTCGGCACCGGCGAATACGACTACGACCGCGATCTCGCCTACACCCGCAATCTGTTCCGCCTGCTGACCAGAGACCCGGAGTACGGCGATTCGAACAAGGAGCTGTTCGGCACCTGGTTGCGGACCTGGGTCCCGCGCAGCCTGGCAGCGGCCCGAGCCCTCCAGCCCATCTGGTCGCAGCCGAGCAACAAGGCGGTCACCTTCGCGACCAGCCTGGCGAATGCGAAGGCGAAGTTCCGGTCTCTGCTCGAGGACATCGGGCTCGACATTCCGAAGGAGTTGGATCAGTGA
- a CDS encoding 2Fe-2S iron-sulfur cluster-binding protein, which yields MSDKHRITFDPVDIEMEVGEDEYILDAAFRQGIHLMHGCREGRCSACKSYVLDGEIQMENYSTFACNEAEVDEGYVLLCRSTAYSDCTVELLNFDEDELLGGIPIQDVRTRVTALTPLTRDIVSLRLQPIEPATFEYKPGQYADLTIPGTDEHRSFSMASTQTTPDRLEFLIKKYPGGKFAELLENDLSIGDEIELTGPYGSFTLKEGHILPIVCIGGGAGMAPILSLLRHMSETGNTRPVHFYYGARTAGDLFYLEEILERGERLADFHFVACLSESAEHDLTGAFSVEPGNVTDVVGRLEPDIAKSEVYLCGPPPMVDAALALLDAEGTPPDQIFYDKFTSPAFD from the coding sequence GTGTCCGACAAGCACCGCATCACCTTCGATCCCGTCGATATCGAGATGGAGGTCGGGGAGGACGAGTACATTCTCGACGCTGCTTTCCGGCAGGGCATTCATCTCATGCACGGCTGCCGTGAGGGACGGTGCTCGGCGTGCAAATCGTATGTGCTCGACGGCGAGATCCAGATGGAGAACTACTCGACGTTCGCGTGCAACGAGGCCGAGGTCGACGAGGGGTACGTCCTGCTGTGCCGCTCCACGGCCTACAGTGACTGCACCGTCGAACTGCTCAACTTCGACGAAGACGAACTTCTGGGTGGCATCCCCATCCAGGATGTCCGCACCCGGGTCACCGCGCTGACACCGCTGACCAGAGACATCGTCTCGCTCCGTCTACAGCCGATCGAACCCGCCACCTTCGAGTACAAACCGGGTCAGTACGCCGACCTGACCATCCCGGGGACCGACGAACACCGTTCCTTCTCCATGGCCAGCACGCAGACGACGCCGGACCGGCTGGAGTTCCTGATCAAGAAGTACCCGGGAGGCAAGTTCGCGGAGTTGCTCGAGAACGACCTCTCGATCGGTGACGAAATCGAGCTCACCGGCCCCTACGGGTCGTTCACACTCAAGGAAGGCCACATACTGCCCATCGTCTGCATCGGCGGCGGTGCGGGTATGGCTCCCATTCTCTCGTTGCTTCGGCATATGAGCGAAACAGGCAACACCAGGCCGGTGCATTTCTATTACGGTGCGCGGACGGCCGGCGACCTGTTCTACCTGGAAGAAATACTCGAACGGGGAGAACGTCTGGCGGACTTCCACTTCGTCGCATGCCTGTCCGAATCGGCAGAACACGACCTGACCGGTGCGTTCTCCGTGGAGCCGGGCAATGTCACCGACGTCGTCGGCAGGCTCGAACCGGACATCGCGAAATCCGAAGTCTACCTTTGCGGGCCGCCGCCGATGGTCGACGCGGCACTCGCACTGCTCGATGCCGAGGGCACGCCGCCCGATCAGATCTTCTACGACAAGTTCACCAGCCCCGCCTTCGATTAG
- a CDS encoding ferritin family protein yields the protein MSRQSLTKAHAKITELSWEPTFATPATRFGTDYTFEKAPKKDPLKQIMRSYFPMEEEKDNRVYGAMDGAIRGNMFRQVQQRWLEWQKLFLSIIPFPEISAARAMPMAIDAVPNPEIHNGLAVQMIDEVRHSTIQMNLKKLYMTNYIDPAGFDITEKAFANNYAGTIGRQFGEGFITGDAITAANIYLTVVAETAFTNTLFVAMPDEAAANGDYLLPTVFHSVQSDESRHISNGYSILLMALADERNRPLLERDLRYAWWNNHCVVDAAIGTFIEYGTKDRRKDRESYAEMWRRWIYDDYYRSYLIPLEKYGLTIPHDLVEEAWRRIVDKGYVHEVARFFATGWPVNYWRIDAMTDKDFEWFEHKYPGWYSKYGKWWEDYNRLAYPGRNKPIAFEEVGYQYPHRCWTCMVPALIREDMVVEKVDGQWRTYCSETCYWTDAVAFRGEYEGRPTPNMGRLTGFREWETLHHGKDLADIVSDLGYVRDDGKTLVGQPHLDLDDPKKLWTLDDVRGNTFQSPNVLLNEMSDSEREAHVAAYRAGAVPA from the coding sequence TTGAGTAGGCAAAGCCTGACGAAGGCGCATGCGAAGATCACCGAATTGTCGTGGGAGCCGACCTTCGCGACTCCGGCCACTCGTTTCGGCACCGACTACACCTTCGAGAAGGCGCCGAAGAAGGACCCGCTCAAGCAGATCATGCGCTCCTACTTCCCCATGGAGGAGGAAAAGGACAATCGCGTCTACGGCGCGATGGACGGGGCCATCCGCGGAAACATGTTCCGGCAGGTCCAGCAGCGCTGGCTGGAATGGCAGAAGCTGTTCCTGTCGATCATTCCGTTCCCCGAGATCTCGGCGGCCAGGGCCATGCCGATGGCCATCGACGCGGTGCCCAATCCCGAGATCCACAACGGGCTCGCGGTGCAGATGATCGATGAGGTCCGTCATTCGACGATCCAGATGAACCTCAAGAAGTTGTACATGACGAACTACATCGACCCGGCCGGGTTCGATATCACGGAGAAGGCGTTCGCGAACAATTACGCCGGCACGATCGGGCGCCAGTTCGGGGAAGGGTTCATCACCGGCGACGCCATCACCGCGGCCAACATCTACCTCACCGTGGTCGCCGAGACCGCGTTCACCAACACCCTGTTCGTCGCGATGCCCGACGAAGCCGCGGCCAACGGTGACTACCTGCTCCCCACGGTCTTCCATTCGGTCCAGTCCGACGAGTCCAGGCACATCTCCAACGGCTATTCCATCCTCCTGATGGCTCTCGCCGACGAGCGCAACCGTCCCTTGCTGGAGCGGGATCTGCGGTACGCGTGGTGGAACAACCACTGTGTCGTCGACGCCGCCATCGGCACCTTCATCGAGTACGGCACCAAGGACCGCCGCAAGGACAGGGAGAGCTACGCCGAGATGTGGCGGCGGTGGATCTACGACGACTACTACCGCAGCTACCTGATTCCGCTGGAGAAGTACGGCCTGACCATTCCGCACGATCTCGTCGAGGAGGCGTGGCGGCGCATCGTCGACAAGGGCTATGTGCACGAGGTGGCGCGGTTCTTCGCGACCGGCTGGCCGGTCAACTACTGGCGTATCGATGCCATGACCGACAAGGACTTCGAGTGGTTCGAGCACAAGTACCCGGGTTGGTACTCGAAGTACGGCAAGTGGTGGGAAGACTACAACCGCCTCGCCTACCCCGGTCGCAACAAGCCGATCGCCTTCGAGGAGGTCGGATACCAGTACCCGCACCGGTGTTGGACCTGCATGGTGCCCGCGCTCATTCGCGAGGACATGGTGGTGGAGAAGGTCGACGGCCAGTGGCGCACGTACTGCTCGGAGACCTGCTACTGGACCGACGCGGTCGCCTTCCGCGGTGAGTACGAAGGCCGGCCGACGCCGAACATGGGTCGTCTCACCGGCTTCCGCGAGTGGGAGACCCTGCATCACGGCAAGGACCTCGCCGACATCGTGTCGGACCTCGGCTACGTGCGCGACGACGGCAAGACCCTCGTCGGCCAGCCGCACCTGGATCTGGACGACCCGAAGAAGCTGTGGACCCTCGACGACGTGCGGGGCAACACGTTCCAGAGCCCGAACGTGCTCCTGAACGAGATGTCGGACAGCGAACGCGAGGCGCACGTCGCCGCATACCGCGCAGGCGCGGTACCGGCGTGA
- a CDS encoding sigma-54-dependent Fis family transcriptional regulator, giving the protein MLANQAVSVILTSADGVVLDRVAADRAIRDTLDSVQLASGYSYAEKFVGTNGIGTAAETGRPTFIRGGEHYLGALDRLACAGTPIRDPLSGRVVGILDLTCWAHQADQLLVALTQTAGAQIEERLRAQATETEAALLDSYLRQCRRYPAGVLGVGADIILMNRYLRQALNPLDQHALLEHAGDLQRSRATGTVTVLPSGQYAKLTVAQRIDLRGDATDVVFHVALTDSAAANTALLPRSPIVPGLAGSSSSWRRSCQQVERCCADRNWVVVDGEPGSGRAKLAEMVARHVRPARSVRVFRLTRNIDADELSADLEAETAKEDFDVVLADMDQLPAELVEPVSTILQRCAGRGWVAATICSTEPSPEVESQLLPLFMHTVPVPALRHRIEDLDELVPHLLRELTKGADVRLSPAAHRQLTKLPWPGNVAQLRRVLSDTLSRQRFGTITPDVLPPECHALTRRMLTPIEALERDAIVRSLLDHRGDKQAAAADLGISRATMYRKIRQFGIT; this is encoded by the coding sequence GTGCTCGCGAACCAAGCGGTGAGCGTCATCCTCACCTCGGCGGACGGCGTCGTCCTCGATCGCGTGGCCGCCGACCGGGCGATCCGCGACACCCTCGATTCGGTGCAGCTGGCCAGCGGCTACAGCTACGCCGAAAAGTTCGTCGGAACCAATGGCATCGGCACGGCAGCCGAGACCGGGCGGCCCACCTTCATCCGCGGCGGCGAACACTATCTCGGCGCGCTGGATCGTCTGGCGTGCGCGGGCACTCCGATCCGTGACCCGCTTTCCGGGCGAGTGGTGGGCATCCTCGACCTCACCTGCTGGGCCCACCAGGCCGATCAGCTGCTGGTGGCGTTGACACAGACCGCGGGCGCACAAATCGAGGAGCGCCTGCGTGCCCAAGCCACCGAAACCGAGGCGGCGTTGCTCGACAGCTACCTGAGGCAGTGCCGTCGCTACCCTGCCGGCGTCCTCGGCGTCGGCGCCGACATCATCCTGATGAACCGTTATCTCCGCCAGGCGTTGAACCCGCTCGACCAGCATGCCCTTCTCGAACACGCGGGCGACCTCCAGCGCTCCCGCGCGACAGGCACCGTCACGGTACTTCCGAGCGGCCAGTACGCGAAACTCACTGTCGCACAGCGGATCGATCTGCGTGGTGACGCCACCGACGTGGTCTTCCATGTCGCGTTGACCGACAGTGCCGCAGCGAACACGGCGCTGCTGCCGAGGTCGCCCATCGTGCCCGGTCTCGCGGGCAGCAGTAGTTCGTGGCGGCGCAGTTGTCAGCAGGTGGAACGTTGTTGTGCTGACCGCAACTGGGTGGTCGTCGACGGCGAACCGGGTTCGGGGCGCGCCAAACTGGCCGAGATGGTCGCCCGTCACGTCCGTCCGGCGAGGTCGGTCCGGGTGTTCCGGCTCACTCGCAACATCGACGCCGACGAGTTGTCCGCCGACCTCGAGGCCGAAACCGCCAAGGAGGACTTCGACGTCGTTCTCGCCGACATGGACCAGCTGCCCGCCGAACTCGTCGAGCCCGTCTCGACCATCCTGCAGCGGTGCGCGGGCCGGGGTTGGGTGGCAGCCACGATCTGCTCGACCGAGCCGTCACCGGAAGTGGAATCCCAACTACTACCGCTGTTCATGCACACTGTTCCGGTCCCGGCCCTGCGCCACCGCATCGAGGATCTCGACGAGCTGGTGCCCCACCTGCTGCGCGAGCTCACCAAGGGCGCCGACGTGCGCTTGTCGCCGGCAGCTCACCGGCAGCTGACGAAACTACCGTGGCCGGGGAATGTCGCCCAGCTCCGCCGCGTTCTGTCGGACACGCTCTCTCGGCAACGTTTCGGCACCATCACTCCCGACGTGTTGCCGCCGGAGTGCCACGCGCTCACGCGCCGGATGCTCACACCGATCGAAGCACTCGAACGCGACGCCATTGTCCGTAGCCTCCTCGACCACCGGGGGGACAAGCAAGCGGCAGCAGCCGATCTCGGCATCTCCCGAGCAACGATGTACCGCAAGATCAGGCAATTCGGCATCACCTAG
- a CDS encoding Lrp/AsnC family transcriptional regulator, giving the protein MKDSYVPDDVDFRIVHALQSAPRAPWGAVGDVAGVSAPTAARRWDRLVDSGLAWIVTYPGPAYLNTRCAAFVEVQVAQRGPDLMRELSRDGKVATIQRTAGDGDLLLTVMTFDLDSLGDWVQQLSGSPMVAHTRTRVVMQVFGESERWRVRALDVGEESTLSRYRPPPRPLVHQPDAVDLALIAALAADGRRSAVELADVCGISAAAVRRRLTYLVAERILSIRCEVAHVLGGWPVTANIWARAIPRTLGTLVDALDAFPQIRVCCEVTGTANVLMTAWLRQISELSRLEHELESQVPGLVIADRSITLETPKRLGSLLDRAGRCTGFHPLELLTTSRPATG; this is encoded by the coding sequence GTGAAAGATTCTTACGTTCCGGACGACGTCGATTTCCGGATCGTGCACGCGCTCCAGTCCGCACCGCGCGCGCCGTGGGGCGCTGTCGGCGACGTCGCGGGCGTCAGCGCGCCCACCGCCGCCCGCCGCTGGGATCGGCTGGTGGACAGCGGTCTCGCGTGGATCGTCACCTACCCCGGCCCGGCCTACCTCAACACGCGATGCGCGGCCTTCGTCGAGGTCCAGGTGGCGCAGCGCGGCCCGGATCTGATGCGGGAACTCTCCCGGGACGGCAAGGTCGCGACCATCCAGCGCACCGCCGGCGACGGGGACCTGCTCCTCACCGTCATGACCTTCGATCTCGACAGCCTCGGCGACTGGGTGCAGCAGCTGTCCGGGTCGCCCATGGTCGCCCACACCCGGACCCGCGTGGTGATGCAGGTGTTCGGGGAGAGCGAACGCTGGCGGGTGCGCGCTCTCGACGTCGGCGAGGAATCCACCCTGTCCCGTTACCGCCCGCCGCCGCGCCCCCTGGTCCATCAACCGGACGCGGTGGACCTGGCATTGATCGCCGCCCTCGCCGCCGACGGCCGCCGCTCGGCGGTCGAACTCGCCGACGTCTGCGGCATCAGCGCGGCGGCCGTCCGGCGTCGCCTGACCTACCTGGTCGCCGAGCGCATCCTCTCCATCCGCTGCGAAGTCGCGCACGTCCTCGGCGGCTGGCCGGTCACCGCCAACATCTGGGCCCGCGCCATCCCCCGCACCCTCGGCACCCTCGTCGACGCGCTCGACGCGTTCCCCCAGATCCGCGTGTGCTGCGAGGTCACCGGAACCGCCAACGTCCTGATGACCGCATGGCTGCGGCAGATCAGCGAATTGTCGCGCCTCGAACACGAACTCGAATCGCAGGTACCCGGCCTCGTCATCGCCGACCGCAGCATCACGCTGGAAACCCCCAAGCGGCTGGGTTCGCTGCTCGACCGTGCGGGGCGGTGCACGGGGTTTCATCCGTTGGAACTGTTGACCACCAGTCGCCCGGCCACCGGGTGA
- a CDS encoding NAD/NADP octopine/nopaline dehydrogenase family protein, with translation MRITVIGGGHGAYAAVADMSAKGHEVVWWRRDHSAFAPLLDAGGIRVDDHRGHRVLLIGAAGGITVEPDLGRAVAGAAVVLVPIPAFSHPDLAERIAPHLTDGQVVYLPPGSFGSVIFARAVAAAGNPAKVAFAETGTLPYLARKHGDDRVVVSGYATRLPTGVLPAHDSERALAVLAEIYPVEPVEDALSGALMNAGPIIHPPLILMNAGPLQHFEAWDIHNEGTQDAIRRVTTALDAERIAIRTALGYAAPHFPLADHYTADGDEWMYGNAAHEKLTDSGDWREHIDLHTHRYMTEDVEIGLALLTSVGRWAGVPTPVASGLLAVAGAITGRSADSGGRTLAALGLDGLDRAGMTELLHDGFSR, from the coding sequence ATGAGAATCACGGTCATCGGCGGCGGTCACGGCGCATATGCGGCAGTGGCCGACATGAGCGCGAAAGGCCATGAGGTCGTCTGGTGGCGGCGGGATCACAGCGCTTTCGCACCGCTGCTCGACGCGGGCGGAATTCGCGTCGACGACCACCGCGGGCATCGCGTGCTGCTGATCGGTGCGGCGGGTGGCATCACGGTCGAACCCGATCTCGGTCGCGCGGTGGCCGGGGCGGCGGTCGTGCTCGTGCCGATCCCCGCCTTCTCCCACCCGGACCTCGCCGAGCGGATCGCGCCGCACCTGACCGACGGCCAGGTGGTGTATTTGCCGCCGGGCAGCTTCGGTTCGGTGATCTTCGCGCGGGCGGTGGCCGCCGCCGGTAACCCGGCCAAGGTCGCCTTCGCCGAGACCGGCACCCTCCCCTACCTGGCCCGAAAGCACGGCGACGACCGGGTGGTGGTGAGCGGCTATGCCACCCGGCTGCCCACCGGGGTGCTGCCCGCCCACGACAGCGAGCGCGCGCTGGCGGTGCTGGCGGAGATCTATCCGGTCGAGCCGGTCGAGGACGCGCTGAGCGGGGCGTTGATGAACGCGGGCCCGATCATCCACCCGCCGTTGATCCTCATGAACGCCGGCCCGTTGCAGCACTTCGAGGCCTGGGACATCCACAACGAGGGCACCCAGGACGCCATCCGCCGCGTCACCACGGCCCTCGACGCCGAACGGATCGCCATCCGCACCGCGCTGGGATACGCCGCGCCGCATTTCCCGCTCGCCGACCACTACACCGCCGACGGCGACGAATGGATGTACGGCAACGCCGCGCACGAGAAGCTGACCGACAGCGGCGACTGGCGCGAGCACATCGACCTGCACACCCACCGGTACATGACCGAGGATGTCGAGATCGGGCTCGCGCTGCTCACCTCGGTGGGCCGCTGGGCGGGGGTGCCGACGCCGGTGGCGAGCGGCCTCCTCGCCGTCGCGGGCGCGATCACCGGCCGGTCCGCCGACAGCGGCGGCCGCACACTGGCCGCCCTCGGCCTGGACGGATTGGACCGCGCGGGAATGACAGAGCTACTGCACGACGGGTTCTCGCGGTGA